In one Drosophila pseudoobscura strain MV-25-SWS-2005 chromosome X, UCI_Dpse_MV25, whole genome shotgun sequence genomic region, the following are encoded:
- the Gdap1 gene encoding ganglioside-induced differentiation-associated protein 1 isoform X3, protein MTESLHGKVLLVLYEKNIDFTPYVVDLCNGEQYSSWFLNLNPKGDVPVLQDGAFIIPNSTHIINYVESKFRGANHPVLKPEQSSSQYDQVMVYENAVGRVPVGALSLGSFVHDDLKLVPKAPFIGPVRQSCLKNNDKVLDLLRRSVDELESNKSALKQKLDIQIRRKDLVSCRDDFQRVLDAVRHVLLYVEQELSKKAPRNEWLTGDEVTLADISFGLLLHRLYQLGFENYYWSFGKLPQVEGYFLRFKQRQSYHKLQPSNFEILKEMWAKTPGNYKLGAGAGFLGMAMFAAFAHK, encoded by the exons ATGACTGAAAGCTTACACGGGAAG GTTCTCCTGGTGCTCTATGAGAAAAACATTGACTTCACTCCCTATGTGGTAGACTTATGCAATGGCGAGCAGTATTCCAGTTGGTTCCTAAACCTCAATCCCAAGGGAGATGTTCCCGTGCTCCAGGATGGAGCCTTCATCATACCCAACTCGACGCACATAATCAACTATGTGGAGAGCAAGTTCCGGGGAG CGAATCATCCAGTGCTGAAGCCCGAACAGAGTTCCTCACAGTACGACCAGGTAATGGTCTATGAGAATGCCGTGGGACGTGTGCCAGTGGGAGCTCTGAGTCTTGGCTCGTTCGTCCACGATGATCTAAAGCTGGTGCCCAAGGCGCCATTTATTGGGCCAGTTCGCCAATCCTGCCTAA AGAATAACGACAAGGTCCTGGACCTGCTCCGGCGCTCTGTGGATGAGCTGGAATCGAACAAGTCGGCGCTGAAGCAAAAGCTGGACATTCAGATTCGTCGCAAGGATCTCGTGTCCTGCCGTGACGACTTTCAGCGCGTGCTCGATGCCGTACGTCATGTGCTGCTCTATGTGGAGCAAGAGCTGTCCAAAAAGGCACCCCGCAACGAGTGGCTGACCGGGGACGAGGTCACCCTGGCGGACATCAGCTTCGGACTGCTCCTGCATCGCCTCTACCAGCTGGGATTTGAGAACTATTACTGGTCCTTCGGTAAGCTGCCCCAGGTGGAGGGATATTTTCTGCGCTTCAAGCAGCGCCAGTCGTACCACAAGCTACAGCCCAGCAATTTCGAGATCCTCAAGGAGATGTGGGCGAAGACGCCAGGAAACTACAAGCTGGGCGCAGGAGCCGGCTTCCTGGGTATGGCCATGTTTGCAGCATTTGCTCATAAGTGA
- the Dhrs4 gene encoding dehydrogenase/reductase SDR family member 4 — protein MFHLGKQFLGRAPKLHLSASTTVSGAGVQSATRNLNQTNNKPDQKLVNHNLTHKRLSSSSQSSSVNQMKRLAGKVAVVTASTDGIGFAIAKRLAEDGAAVVISSRKQKNVDNALAELRKLNLNVHGLKCHVSEPQDRKQLFDETISKYGKLNILVSNAATNPAVGGVLDCDEKVWDKIFDVNVKSSYLLAKEALPFLRQEKGSSIVFVSSIAGYDAFELLGAYSVSKTALIGLTKAAAKDLAPEGIRVNCLAPGIIKTKFSKALYEDESANDAALMKIPMGRLGTSEEMAGVVSFLVSEDAAYITGEAIVAGGGMSARL, from the exons ATGTTTCATCTCGGCAAGCAGTTTCTTGGTAGAGCGCCAAAGCTCCACTTGAGTGCCAGCACCACTGTGAGTGGGGCCGGAGTCCAAAGTGCCACCAGAAATCTTAAtcaaaccaacaacaaacccGATCAAAAGCTTGTTAACCATAATCTTACCCATAAGCGCTTGTCCAGCAGTAGTCAAAGTTCAAGCGTCAACCAAATGAAGCGTTTAGCAGGGAAAGTTGCCGTGGTCACCGCCTCCACCGATGG TATCGGCTTTGCTATTGCCAAACGGCTAGCAGAAGATGGAGCCGCCGTGGTCATCAGCAGTCGCAAGCAAAAGAACGTGGACAATGCCCTGGCGGAGCTGCGCAAATTGAATCTGAATGTGCACGGCCTGAAATGTCACGTGAGCGAGCCGCAGGATCGCAAACAGCTCTTCGATGAAACCATCAGCAAGTACGGAAAGCTCAATATATTAGTTAGCAACGCTGCCACAAACCCCGCCGTAGGTGGAGTCCTGGATTGCGATGAGAAGGTCTGGGACAAGATCTTCGATGTCAATGTTAAGAGCTCGTATCTGCTGGCCAAGGAGGCGCTGCCATTTCTGCGGCAGGAGAAGGGCTCCAGCATTGTCTTTGTCTCGTCCATTGCAGGTTACGATGCCTTTGAG CTGCTGGGTGCATACTCCGTCAGCAAGACGGCTCTCATCGGCCTCACCAAGGCTGCCGCTAAAGATTTGGCGCCAGAGGGCATTCGCGTCAATTGCCTGGCCCCCGGCATTATCAAGACAAAGTTCTCCAAAGCCCTATACGAAGATGAGTCAGCGAATGATGCGGCTCTCATGAAAATTCCGATGGGCCGTCTGGGCACCAGCGAGGAGATGGCTGGCGTGGTCTCGTTCCTGGTGAGCGAGGATGCCGCCTACATAACGGGCGAGGCCATCGTGGCCGGAGGTGGTATGAGTGCTCGTCTTTAA
- the Tcs5 gene encoding EKC/KEOPS complex subunit TP53RK — MPSEILKQGAEARLYLGEYQGETCLIKERFVKKYRHPELDKQITRRRMKAEMKTAARCLAAGVLVPKVLHLDYPAHTLYIEYYANAKTAKEFIQETVATKEADEAKKLLLDLCWRIGVIVGRMHTDHIIHGDLTTSNILIDPQENKYDIVFIDFGLSHYDKGAERKGVDLYVLERALLSTHSEQPYLFEQILAGYRMQCGREGDIVLDKFEEVRARGRKRTMIG, encoded by the coding sequence ATGCCCAGCGAAATTTTAAAACAAGGAGCCGAGGCGCGCCTCTACCTTGGCGAATACCAGGGAGAAACCTGCTTGATTAAGGAACGCTTTGTCAAGAAGTACCGCCACCCAGAGCTAGACAAACAAATCACCCGACGTCGCATGAAGGCAGAGATGAAGACGGCGGCACGTTGTCTGGCTGCCGGCGTCTTGGTCCCGAAAGTACTTCACCTGGACTACCCCGCACACACCTTGTATATAGAATACTATGCCAATGCCAAGACAGCCAAGGAGTTCATCCAGGAAACGGTTGCCACCAAGGAGGCGGACGAGGCGAAGAAGCTACTGCTGGATCTGTGCTGGAGAATCGGCGTGATCGTTGGCAGAATGCACACTGACCACATTATACATGGCGACCTGACGACATCAAACATCCTAATCGATCCCCAGGAGAACAAGTACGATATCGTGTTCATTGATTTCGGTTTGAGTCACTACGACAAGGGCGCCGAGCGCAAGGGCGTGGATCTGTACGTTCTGGAGCGGGCCCTGCTGAGCACGCACAGCGAGCAGCCCTATCTCTTCGAACAAATCCTGGCTGGCTACCGCATGCAGTGTGGCAGGGAGGGGGACATTGTTCTCGACAAGTTCGAGGAAGTACGGGCACGCGGACGTAAGCGAACGATGATTGGCTAA
- the LOC4814149 gene encoding uncharacterized protein, with product MKFLLLSVFLCLVVCFMATSAVPIEESIPEGLEGPGSDTFNPSDDQSFLLKLKLLKKLLFLG from the exons ATGAAGTTCTTGCTCCTG AGCGTGTTCCTTTGCCTGGTCGTGTGCTTCATGGCCACCAGTGCGGTGCCCATCGAGGAGTCCATACCCGAAGGTCTCGAGGGTCCTGGCAGTGACACCTTCAACCCCTCAGACGATCAGTCCTTCCTGCTCAAGCTGAAGCTGCTCAAGAAGCTCCTGTTCTTGGGCTAA
- the LOC4814053 gene encoding uncharacterized protein, with protein sequence MKYLALTLFVCLLAIALVSAVPVDESLIGDNIYQPAFDDVQRPQDPQAIFKLKKLLKLKKLLG encoded by the exons ATGAAGTACCTCGCCTTG ACCCTGTTTGTGTGCCTGCTGGCCATTGCTCTGGTGTCTGCAGTGCCCGTGGATGAGTCCTTGATCGGAGATAACATCTATCAGCCGGCTTTCGATGATGTGCAGCGTCCCCAGGATCCGCAGGCCATCTTCAAGCTGAAGAAGCTGCTCAAGCTGAAGAAATTGTTGGGTTAG
- the Gdap1 gene encoding ganglioside-induced differentiation-associated protein 1 isoform X4, which produces MPVLLVLYEKNIDFTPYVVDLCNGEQYSSWFLNLNPKGDVPVLQDGAFIIPNSTHIINYVESKFRGANHPVLKPEQSSSQYDQVMVYENAVGRVPVGALSLGSFVHDDLKLVPKAPFIGPVRQSCLKNNDKVLDLLRRSVDELESNKSALKQKLDIQIRRKDLVSCRDDFQRVLDAVRHVLLYVEQELSKKAPRNEWLTGDEVTLADISFGLLLHRLYQLGFENYYWSFGKLPQVEGYFLRFKQRQSYHKLQPSNFEILKEMWAKTPGNYKLGAGAGFLGMAMFAAFAHK; this is translated from the exons GTTCTCCTGGTGCTCTATGAGAAAAACATTGACTTCACTCCCTATGTGGTAGACTTATGCAATGGCGAGCAGTATTCCAGTTGGTTCCTAAACCTCAATCCCAAGGGAGATGTTCCCGTGCTCCAGGATGGAGCCTTCATCATACCCAACTCGACGCACATAATCAACTATGTGGAGAGCAAGTTCCGGGGAG CGAATCATCCAGTGCTGAAGCCCGAACAGAGTTCCTCACAGTACGACCAGGTAATGGTCTATGAGAATGCCGTGGGACGTGTGCCAGTGGGAGCTCTGAGTCTTGGCTCGTTCGTCCACGATGATCTAAAGCTGGTGCCCAAGGCGCCATTTATTGGGCCAGTTCGCCAATCCTGCCTAA AGAATAACGACAAGGTCCTGGACCTGCTCCGGCGCTCTGTGGATGAGCTGGAATCGAACAAGTCGGCGCTGAAGCAAAAGCTGGACATTCAGATTCGTCGCAAGGATCTCGTGTCCTGCCGTGACGACTTTCAGCGCGTGCTCGATGCCGTACGTCATGTGCTGCTCTATGTGGAGCAAGAGCTGTCCAAAAAGGCACCCCGCAACGAGTGGCTGACCGGGGACGAGGTCACCCTGGCGGACATCAGCTTCGGACTGCTCCTGCATCGCCTCTACCAGCTGGGATTTGAGAACTATTACTGGTCCTTCGGTAAGCTGCCCCAGGTGGAGGGATATTTTCTGCGCTTCAAGCAGCGCCAGTCGTACCACAAGCTACAGCCCAGCAATTTCGAGATCCTCAAGGAGATGTGGGCGAAGACGCCAGGAAACTACAAGCTGGGCGCAGGAGCCGGCTTCCTGGGTATGGCCATGTTTGCAGCATTTGCTCATAAGTGA
- the Yod1 gene encoding ubiquitin thioesterase OTU1 gives MTGSFSVKLKSKKGQFIVKDLNQNTTLGELKTRIAQATAIQELQLHVLVGYPPKPLDLSENRENQNLKTVGINSGETLIVEEKAGTAGPTSTPIASGSGSSTMEDDEALARRLQAEEDAEHLRQVSSGGSIETGALNIVQSLEPVISPEESGPNGNFNGILLKKVVPADNSCLFTSIRFVLNGKVDNEGSEMMRHIIAQEVSADTQQYNDAVLGKSNSDYCAWIQKADSWGGAIEVSILSNYYGIEIDVVDIQNAIINRFGEDKNFGLRVFLLFDGIHYDPLYMETQQNSVPATIFPVEEMGVYQQAEQIANEAKSSRQFTNVDKFTLRCMDCDVMLVGQGQAQEHAKKTGHENFEEI, from the coding sequence ATGACTGGTTCATTCAGTGTGAAGCTGAAATCGAAAAAAGGTCAATTCATTGTCAAAGATTTGAACCAGAATACGACGCTTGGGGAACTGAAGACGAGAATAGCCCAGGCGACAGCCATACAGGAACTGCAGCTGCACGTGCTGGTCGGCTATCCACCCAAACCATTGGACCTCTCCGAAAATCGGGAAAATCAGAACCTCAAGACTGTGGGCATCAACAGCGGTGAGACCTTGATTGTGGAAGAAAAGGCTGGTACTGCTGGCCCCACTTCCACACCCattgccagtggcagtggcagttcaACTATGGAGGATGACGAGGCGCTGGCGCGTCGTCTGCAGGCTGAGGAGGATGCGGAACATCTGCGTCAGGTATCCAGCGGAGGCAGCATAGAGACGGGCGCTTTAAATATCGTTCAATCGTTGGAGCCAGTGATTTCACCCGAAGAGTCTGGACCCAACGGCAACTTCAATGGCATTCTACTGAAAAAGGTGGTGCCGGCGGATAACTCATGCCTCTTCACAAGCATTCGCTTCGTCCTTAACGGCAAGGTGGACAATGAAGGCAGCGAAATGATGCGGCACATCATAGCCCAAGAGGTGTCTGCCGATACCCAGCAGTACAATGACGCCGTGCTGGGCAAGTCCAACTCCGATTACTGCGCCTGGATACAGAAGGCCGACTCGTGGGGCGGTGCTATTGAGGTCTCCATACTGTCCAACTACTACGGCATCGAGATCGATGTGGTGGACATACAGAACGCCATCATCAACCGCTTTGGCGAGGACAAGAACTTTGGACTCCGCGTCTTCCTCCTCTTCGATGGCATCCACTACGATCCCCTGTACATGGAGACCCAGCAGAACTCGGTTCCGGCCACCATTTTTCCAGTGGAGGAGATGGGCGTATACCAACAGGCCGAACAGATAGCCAACGAGGCTAAGTCCTCGCGCCAGTTCACCAACGTTGACAAATTCACCTTGCGCTGCATGGACTGCGATGTGATGCTGGTGGGGCAGGGCCAGGCCCAGGAGCACGCCAAGAAAACCGGGCACGAGAACTTCGAGGAGATTTAA
- the LOC4814166 gene encoding protein Asterix: MSNTVDPRRKEKINRYKAPKNQGQGGGANEDMMPDYMNILGMIFSMCGLMMKLKWCAWFALYCSCISFASSKASDDAKQVLSSFMLSVSAVVMSYLQNPAAMTPPWAS; this comes from the exons ATGAGCAATACTGTGGATCCACGTCGCAAGGAGAAAATCAATCGCTACAAGGCGCCCAAGAACCAGGGCCAAGGCGGCGGCGCCAACGAGGACATGATGCCGGACTACATGAATATCTTGGGAATGATTTTCTCAATGTGCGGGCTGATGATGAAG CTGAAATGGTGCGCCTGGTTCGCACTGTACTGCTCCTGCATTAGCTTTGCCAGCTCCAAGGCCAGCGACGATGCCAAGCAAGTTCTTTCTTCCTTCATGCTGAGCGTCAGCGCTGTGGTCATGTCCTACCTACAGAATCCGGCTGCCATGACTCCCCCGTGGGCCTCTTAG
- the LOC4814073 gene encoding pentatricopeptide repeat-containing protein 1, mitochondrial, with product MALRVLSQCLASHMRRLQLNTVGSSLYSYSGRLQSVPPRSWTLHQSRLLHVRVTDQEAGLQAKREANRFNNPFQDEFPAEDNVGAHKQQNKFKFAKNGKEKKPKPGKVLEHGDPDTFGDAKISASQSEDPGDIEEEEYISKPTRHSKKLQTKEYAHLIKEHLNANRLNDAIAVLEQRMLREDRVKPEKYIYNLLISGCAKAGYTRKAFSLYTKMRQRGLNVSGGTYTSLFNACANAPSISDGLAKAQILRENMLEKGYEPNAKNYNAMIKAYGRCGDVDTAYMLADEMVDRKLDMNADTFNFLLQACASNPEHGFRHALLTWHKMLRVGISPDYYSFNVMLRCARDCGFGTLESMREVLDQIAPAATKQEAVPQLEGGEKDNLLSESASTSSLPDHIEVATTASELELPNLLLPRPHLGSLVALEEVTRPHERFLLLGGITGFLEHMKQHKITPDIQTFTTMLEVIPPTNSAEKQLLTFVRKIGLKADIDFFNILIKKRSMRFDYDSAREVLSMIRTAGLRPDIVTYGVLALGCRTQEEARELLLQMQEAEIKMNMPILGAMLRQGCAQKSFGYINEIMQLSLEEGVKPNEPFLRHLHNFHRGCARAIDARHPSTKTPTFKKGHSKFCDKYRLYYEEQGLTGLQLEDAIAKIKVRPYAKYKEAAVDGLEPLKHEQVKRKTKLRKYIKKIKIDELQDDPPREFIKKIE from the exons ATGGCTCTGCGAGTGCTCAGCCAATGCCTGGCGTCGCATATGCGCCGCTTGCAATTAAACACCGTAGGGAGCTCTTTATATAGCTATAGCGGACGACTCCAATCGGTTCCACCGCGCTCCTGGACGTTGCATCAAAGCCGGCTGCTGCACGTGCGTGTTACGGATCAGGAAGCCGGTTTGCAAGCTAAACGCGAGGCCAATAGGTTTAACAATCCATTCCAAGATGAATTTCCTGCGGAAGATAATGTGGGTGCTCACAAGCAGCAAAATAAGTTCAAGTTTGCGAAAAATGGGAAGgaaaagaaaccgaaaccagGAAAAGTTTTAGAGCATGGGGATCCGGATACCTTTGGCGATGCCAAGATTAGCGCGAGTCAATCTGAAGATCCTGGTGAtatcgaggaggaggaatacATAAGCAAACCTACGCGGCATTCAAAGAAACTGCAAACCAAGGAATACGCACATCTCATCAAGGAACACTTGAACGCGAACCGGCTAAACGATGCCATTGCCGTGCTGGAGCAGCGTATGCTCCGAGAGGATCGCGTCAAGCCAGAGAAGTACATATACAATCTTCTGATCAGCGGCTGCGCCAAAGCCGGATACACCCGTAAGGCGTTCTCCCTGTACACGAAGATGCGGCAGCGCGGACTAAACGTTTCGGGAGGAACGTATACCTCGCTCTTCAATGCCTGCGCCAATGCACCTTCCATCAGCGATGGACTAGCCAAGGCTCAGATCCTGCGAGAGAATATGCTGGAGAAGGGCTACGAACCAAATGCGAAAAACTACAACGCCATGATCAAGGCCTACGGCAGGTGCGGAGATGTAGACACAGCCTACATGCTGGCAGATGAAATGGTGGATCGTAAGCTGGACATGAATGCAGACACCTTCAATTTCCTGCTGCAGGCGTGCGCCAGCAATCCGGAGCACGGTTTTCGACATGCTCTCCTCACGTGGCATAAAATGTTGCGGGTAGGCATCAGCCCGGACTACTACAGCTTCAATGTTATGTTACGTTGTGCCCGGGACTGTGGTTTTGGTACTTTGGAGTCCATGCGAGAGGTTCTAGACCAGATTGCTCCAGCAGCAACCAAACAGGAGGCGGTACCCCAACTGGAGGGAGGAGAAAAGGACAATTTACTGAGTGAATCAGCGAGCACCTCTTCTCTGCCTGACCACATCGAAGTGGCGACAACTGCAAGTGAGCTGGAACTACCCAATCTTCTGCTGCCGCGCCCACACCTAGGCAGTCTGGTGGCCCTAGAGGAAGTGACCCGTCCCCATGAGCGTTTCCTCTTGCTGGGCGGCATCACGGGATTTCTGGAGCACATGAAACAGCACAAGATAACCCCCGATATACAGACCTTCACGACCATGCTAGAGGTGATCCCTCCCACCAACTCTGCTGAGAAGCAGCTCCTCACATTCGTCCGCAAGATTGGCCTGAAGGCAGACATAGACTTCTTCAATATACTGATCAAAAAGCGATCGATGCGCTTTGACTACGACAGTGCCCGCGAAGTTCTTTCCATGATACGCACTGCAGGATTACGTCCGGATATCGTTACCTATGGCGTGCTCGCCCTAGGCTGCCGAACCCAGGAGGAAGCGAGGGAACTGTTGCTGCAAATGCAGGAGGCTGAAATTAAAATGAACATGCCCATACTAGGAGCCATGTTGCGCCAGGGCTGTGCCCAGAAGTCCTTCGGCTACATCAATGAAATCATGCAACTAAGCCTGGAAGAGGGCGTCAAGCCCAACGAGCCATTCCTCCGTCATCTGCACAACTTTCACAGAGGATGCGCCCGGGCTATTGATGCCAGG CACCCTTCGACCAAGACGCCCACTTTTAAGAAGGGACACTCGAAGTTCTGTGATAAGTACCGCCTGTACTACGAAGAGCAGGGCCTGACTGGCCTTCAGCTGGAAGATGCCATTGCCAAGATAAAGGTACGCCCCTATGCCAAGTACAAGGAGGCAGCCGTGGACGGTCTGGAACCACTCAAGCACGAGCAGGTCAAGCGAAAAACAAAGCTGAGGAAATATATTAAGAAAATCAAGATCGATGAGCTGCAGGATGACCCTCCAAGAGAGTTCATCAAGAAGATAGAATAG
- the Gdap1 gene encoding ganglioside-induced differentiation-associated protein 1 isoform X1 — translation MGDQAKEIEAAATPILQDFKAPVFTDNKLVLYFHPYNFYSQKVLLVLYEKNIDFTPYVVDLCNGEQYSSWFLNLNPKGDVPVLQDGAFIIPNSTHIINYVESKFRGANHPVLKPEQSSSQYDQVMVYENAVGRVPVGALSLGSFVHDDLKLVPKAPFIGPVRQSCLKNNDKVLDLLRRSVDELESNKSALKQKLDIQIRRKDLVSCRDDFQRVLDAVRHVLLYVEQELSKKAPRNEWLTGDEVTLADISFGLLLHRLYQLGFENYYWSFGKLPQVEGYFLRFKQRQSYHKLQPSNFEILKEMWAKTPGNYKLGAGAGFLGMAMFAAFAHK, via the exons ATGGGCGATCAGGCTAAGGAAAttgaagcagcagccacaccCATTCTGCAGGACTTCAAGGCCCCCGTGTTTACGGACAATAAGCTCGTGCTCTACTTCCATCCCTACAACTTCTATTCACAAAAA GTTCTCCTGGTGCTCTATGAGAAAAACATTGACTTCACTCCCTATGTGGTAGACTTATGCAATGGCGAGCAGTATTCCAGTTGGTTCCTAAACCTCAATCCCAAGGGAGATGTTCCCGTGCTCCAGGATGGAGCCTTCATCATACCCAACTCGACGCACATAATCAACTATGTGGAGAGCAAGTTCCGGGGAG CGAATCATCCAGTGCTGAAGCCCGAACAGAGTTCCTCACAGTACGACCAGGTAATGGTCTATGAGAATGCCGTGGGACGTGTGCCAGTGGGAGCTCTGAGTCTTGGCTCGTTCGTCCACGATGATCTAAAGCTGGTGCCCAAGGCGCCATTTATTGGGCCAGTTCGCCAATCCTGCCTAA AGAATAACGACAAGGTCCTGGACCTGCTCCGGCGCTCTGTGGATGAGCTGGAATCGAACAAGTCGGCGCTGAAGCAAAAGCTGGACATTCAGATTCGTCGCAAGGATCTCGTGTCCTGCCGTGACGACTTTCAGCGCGTGCTCGATGCCGTACGTCATGTGCTGCTCTATGTGGAGCAAGAGCTGTCCAAAAAGGCACCCCGCAACGAGTGGCTGACCGGGGACGAGGTCACCCTGGCGGACATCAGCTTCGGACTGCTCCTGCATCGCCTCTACCAGCTGGGATTTGAGAACTATTACTGGTCCTTCGGTAAGCTGCCCCAGGTGGAGGGATATTTTCTGCGCTTCAAGCAGCGCCAGTCGTACCACAAGCTACAGCCCAGCAATTTCGAGATCCTCAAGGAGATGTGGGCGAAGACGCCAGGAAACTACAAGCTGGGCGCAGGAGCCGGCTTCCTGGGTATGGCCATGTTTGCAGCATTTGCTCATAAGTGA
- the CHMP2B gene encoding charged multivesicular body protein 2b-B, with amino-acid sequence MFNNIFGKKPTVKEQQRENDRSLKKATRDIERERRKLEEEEKKLEADIRRNAAARNNDACRILAKQLVEIRKQKSRSYAAAGKIQSIGFQNKNMGANIALGEAMGTTAKTMADMNKVMRPEAIAGTVRDFQAANMKMEMTDEMINDTLDDMLNESGDEEESNAVVNKVLDEIGIEVSGKMSNIPATGSADFETSGKRTEKDIADQLAKLRSS; translated from the coding sequence ATGTTCAACAACATATTCGGCAAGAAACCCACGgtcaaggagcagcagcgcgaAAATGACAGATCATTGAAGAAGGCCACGCGCGACATTGAACGCGAGCGTCGCAaattggaggaggaggagaaaaaaCTGGAGGCTGACATCAGACGCAACGCAGCTGCTCGAAATAACGACGCTTGTCGCATTCTGGCCAAGCAGCTGGTGGAGATACGGAAGCAGAAGTCGCGCAGCTACGCGGCGGCTGGAAAGATCCAATCCATTGGCTTCCAGAACAAGAATATGGGCGCCAACATAGCGCTGGGTGAAGCAATGGGAACCACGGCCAAGACCATGGCAGATATGAACAAGGTGATGCGACCCGAGGCGATTGCGGGAACAGTGCGCGACTTCCAGGCGGCGAATATGAAGATGGAAATGACAGATGAGATGATCAACGACACACTGGATGACATGCTTAACGAGTCGGGTGACGAGGAAGAGTCAAATGCGGTGGTGAACAAAGTCCTCGATGAGATCGGCATTGAAGTCTCTGGAAAGATGTCCAATATTCCAGCCACTGGCAGCGCAGACTTCGAGACGAGCGGCAAGCGCACTGAGAAGGACATTGCCGACCAGCTGGCCAAGCTGCGATCCTCCTAG
- the Gdap1 gene encoding ganglioside-induced differentiation-associated protein 1 isoform X2, with protein sequence MGDQAKEIEAAATPILQDFKAPVFTDNKLVLYFHPYNFYSQKVLLVLYEKNIDFTPYVVDLCNGEQYSSWFLNLNPKGDVPVLQDGAFIIPNSTHIINYVESKFRGANHPVLKPEQSSSQYDQVMVYENAVGRVPVGALSLGSFVHDDLKLVPKAPFIGPVRQSCLKNNDKVLDLLRRSVDELESNKSALKQKLDIQIRRKDLVSCRDDFQRVLDAVRHVLLYVEQELSKKAPRNEWLTGDEVTLADISFGLLLHRLYQLGFENYYWSFGKLPQVEGYFLRFKQRQSYHKLQPSNFEILKEMWAKTPGNYKLGAGAGFLVGHI encoded by the exons ATGGGCGATCAGGCTAAGGAAAttgaagcagcagccacaccCATTCTGCAGGACTTCAAGGCCCCCGTGTTTACGGACAATAAGCTCGTGCTCTACTTCCATCCCTACAACTTCTATTCACAAAAA GTTCTCCTGGTGCTCTATGAGAAAAACATTGACTTCACTCCCTATGTGGTAGACTTATGCAATGGCGAGCAGTATTCCAGTTGGTTCCTAAACCTCAATCCCAAGGGAGATGTTCCCGTGCTCCAGGATGGAGCCTTCATCATACCCAACTCGACGCACATAATCAACTATGTGGAGAGCAAGTTCCGGGGAG CGAATCATCCAGTGCTGAAGCCCGAACAGAGTTCCTCACAGTACGACCAGGTAATGGTCTATGAGAATGCCGTGGGACGTGTGCCAGTGGGAGCTCTGAGTCTTGGCTCGTTCGTCCACGATGATCTAAAGCTGGTGCCCAAGGCGCCATTTATTGGGCCAGTTCGCCAATCCTGCCTAA AGAATAACGACAAGGTCCTGGACCTGCTCCGGCGCTCTGTGGATGAGCTGGAATCGAACAAGTCGGCGCTGAAGCAAAAGCTGGACATTCAGATTCGTCGCAAGGATCTCGTGTCCTGCCGTGACGACTTTCAGCGCGTGCTCGATGCCGTACGTCATGTGCTGCTCTATGTGGAGCAAGAGCTGTCCAAAAAGGCACCCCGCAACGAGTGGCTGACCGGGGACGAGGTCACCCTGGCGGACATCAGCTTCGGACTGCTCCTGCATCGCCTCTACCAGCTGGGATTTGAGAACTATTACTGGTCCTTCGGTAAGCTGCCCCAGGTGGAGGGATATTTTCTGCGCTTCAAGCAGCGCCAGTCGTACCACAAGCTACAGCCCAGCAATTTCGAGATCCTCAAGGAGATGTGGGCGAAGACGCCAGGAAACTACAAGCTGGGCGCAGGAGCCGGCTTCCTGG TTGGTCACATATAA